The following proteins are encoded in a genomic region of Parabacteroides pacaensis:
- a CDS encoding Ppx/GppA phosphatase family protein produces the protein MGKVNYAAIDIGSNAVRLLIKSIDDESIDTLFTKALLVRVPLRLGADAFLTGEISSKKSKNLLRLIKAYRQLMKIYDVVDYRACATSAMRDSKNGKKLIQEIARKTGIKIEIINGEEEAKLVYDNHIEQLLDKNKNYIYVDVGGGSTEVSLISKGTLISSRSYNIGTVRILEGKVKEEVPFIMKAELTQLAEIYPDIIIIGSGGNINKLFRLSDQYNKKSIVFPIASLEKLATVLKSYSLEDRMKEFKLKPDRADVIIPAADIFLHIAKYTKATTILVPTIGLVDGMIDSLYEKNVERKRKG, from the coding sequence ATGGGTAAAGTAAATTACGCAGCTATCGATATCGGATCCAATGCTGTACGGCTATTAATTAAAAGTATAGATGACGAATCTATTGACACTCTGTTTACCAAAGCTCTTTTAGTACGTGTCCCTTTACGCCTAGGTGCCGATGCTTTTCTTACAGGTGAAATATCTTCTAAAAAGTCTAAGAACTTATTACGTCTCATCAAAGCATACCGCCAATTAATGAAAATATATGACGTAGTAGATTATCGTGCCTGTGCTACTTCTGCTATGAGAGACTCAAAAAATGGGAAAAAACTAATTCAGGAAATAGCTCGCAAAACAGGCATTAAAATTGAAATTATTAATGGGGAAGAAGAAGCCAAACTAGTGTACGACAATCACATTGAACAATTACTGGATAAAAACAAAAATTACATTTATGTAGATGTAGGAGGAGGCAGTACGGAAGTAAGTTTAATAAGCAAGGGAACTCTCATCAGTTCACGTTCTTATAACATAGGTACAGTCCGTATATTGGAAGGAAAAGTAAAAGAAGAAGTACCTTTTATTATGAAAGCAGAACTTACCCAATTAGCAGAAATCTACCCTGATATTATTATTATAGGTTCCGGAGGAAATATAAATAAGCTGTTTCGTTTATCAGATCAATACAATAAAAAGAGTATCGTATTTCCTATCGCCAGTCTGGAAAAACTTGCCACTGTATTAAAAAGCTATTCCTTAGAAGATAGAATGAAAGAATTCAAACTGAAACCAGACCGGGCAGACGTGATTATTCCCGCTGCCGACATTTTCCTGCACATTGCCAAATATACGAAAGCCACTACTATTTTAGTTCCTACGATCGGATTGGTAGATGGGATGATCGATAGTTTATATGAAAAAAACGTAGAAAGAAAAAGAAAGGGATAA
- a CDS encoding RNA degradosome polyphosphate kinase, with translation MKTKNKIKPQKFLERDISWMYFNHRILLEAQKETIPLLERLTFLGIYSNNLDEFFRVRVATLNRIMEYNDKTIKEEKDSALHAFKQINKLNARYSKEFEETFHKITGQLKKENIYIMNETELSEIQQRYILHLYNTQLNGSTIPLFISSFKHLGDQPDEDLYLAIRLSTQDDKGKIVEKDFAIIQLPTQEYGRFIRIPDIEGKISLMFLDDVIRFCLPFIFRGMEYNQCEAYAFKFTKDAEMELDTDLRNGVMQKISKGIKSRKKGEPIRLVYDARIPADLLKHITKMLHIDQWDTRVAGGRYHNMKDLMKFPDGGRLDLKYSPLPPIVKSEFTSTESILDLIRQKDLFLHYPYHSFSGFLRVLREAAISKDVKSIKMTLYRLAKNSKVVKTLISAAKNGKKVTVVIELLARFDEASNINWSKQMQDAGIQVIFGVEGLKIHSKLVHISSKKGDIACISTGNFHEGNAAQYTDVTLMTARKSLVKEVNSVFTFIEKPYTPVLFKELLVSPNDMRRRLISLINKEIKNAQEGKPAYILGKINHITDKVLIQKLYEAAVAGVKINFLVRGNCSIITNIQGISENIRINGIIDRYLEHSRIFIFANGGNELYYMGSADWMTRNFDTRIEVVTPVYDKSIQQQLKQIIEFGLQDTAQGRIVDGSGKNLPWTTKENKPFRSQQALYEYYRQEAKEENSDNHNLID, from the coding sequence ATGAAAACAAAAAACAAAATAAAACCACAAAAATTTCTAGAAAGAGACATCAGTTGGATGTACTTTAATCATCGTATTTTGTTGGAAGCTCAGAAAGAAACCATTCCACTACTAGAAAGACTTACTTTTTTAGGTATTTATTCCAATAACCTAGACGAATTTTTCCGTGTACGGGTAGCTACCTTAAACCGGATTATGGAATACAACGATAAAACCATCAAAGAAGAAAAAGACTCAGCTCTTCATGCTTTTAAACAAATTAATAAACTTAATGCCCGTTATTCCAAAGAGTTTGAAGAAACTTTCCATAAAATAACCGGACAACTCAAAAAGGAAAATATCTATATAATGAACGAAACCGAACTTTCGGAAATTCAACAAAGATATATCCTACATTTATACAATACCCAGCTCAACGGATCCACCATTCCGCTTTTTATTTCTTCATTCAAGCACTTAGGAGATCAGCCGGATGAAGATCTTTATTTAGCTATCCGTCTTTCTACGCAGGACGATAAAGGAAAAATTGTAGAAAAAGATTTTGCCATCATTCAATTACCTACACAAGAATATGGCCGTTTCATCCGTATTCCGGATATAGAAGGAAAAATCTCCCTGATGTTTTTAGATGATGTAATCCGTTTCTGTCTCCCTTTTATTTTTCGTGGTATGGAATATAATCAATGTGAAGCTTATGCTTTCAAATTTACTAAAGATGCTGAAATGGAACTGGATACGGACTTACGGAACGGGGTAATGCAAAAAATTTCCAAGGGAATTAAAAGCCGGAAAAAAGGAGAACCCATTCGTTTAGTATATGATGCACGAATCCCTGCTGATTTACTAAAACATATTACTAAAATGCTCCACATAGATCAATGGGACACCCGTGTAGCAGGAGGAAGATACCATAATATGAAAGATTTGATGAAATTTCCGGATGGGGGACGCTTGGATTTAAAATATAGTCCGCTTCCTCCTATCGTAAAATCAGAATTTACTTCTACTGAAAGTATACTGGACTTAATTCGCCAAAAAGATTTGTTTTTACATTATCCTTACCATAGTTTTTCAGGTTTTCTACGGGTACTTCGTGAAGCAGCCATCAGTAAAGACGTAAAAAGTATAAAAATGACTTTGTACCGTTTAGCCAAAAATTCCAAAGTAGTTAAAACCTTAATTAGTGCGGCTAAGAACGGAAAGAAAGTGACGGTAGTGATCGAATTATTAGCCCGATTCGATGAGGCATCCAATATCAATTGGTCTAAACAAATGCAAGATGCCGGCATCCAAGTCATTTTTGGAGTGGAAGGATTGAAAATTCACTCTAAACTAGTCCATATCAGTAGTAAAAAAGGAGATATTGCCTGCATCAGTACCGGTAACTTTCATGAAGGAAATGCAGCCCAATATACAGATGTAACCCTCATGACTGCACGTAAATCGCTAGTGAAAGAAGTCAATTCAGTATTCACCTTTATCGAAAAACCTTATACGCCTGTCTTATTTAAAGAATTATTGGTTTCTCCCAACGATATGCGGAGACGGTTAATTTCACTTATCAATAAGGAAATTAAAAATGCTCAAGAAGGAAAACCGGCTTATATATTAGGTAAAATAAATCATATAACCGATAAAGTTTTAATTCAAAAACTTTACGAAGCGGCAGTAGCCGGTGTAAAAATAAATTTTTTGGTAAGAGGCAATTGTTCTATTATTACTAATATCCAAGGAATAAGCGAAAATATCCGCATAAATGGAATCATTGATCGATATTTGGAACATTCCCGCATTTTTATCTTCGCTAACGGAGGAAACGAATTGTATTATATGGGATCTGCTGATTGGATGACACGTAATTTCGATACGAGAATAGAAGTAGTTACTCCCGTATACGACAAATCCATCCAACAACAACTAAAACAAATCATAGAATTCGGATTACAAGATACGGCACAAGGTAGGATAGTAGACGGTTCCGGGAAAAATTTACCGTGGACCACAAAAGAAAACAAGCCTTTCCGTTCCCAACAAGCTTTATACGAATATTACCGGCAAGAAGCAAAAGAAGAAAATTCTGACAATCACAATTTAATAGATTAA
- a CDS encoding WbqC family protein: MQNVYLTTAYLAPIQYYCKLYHAKQIWMERYDNYLKQSYRNRCTIAAADGPLNLSVPIVKPETLKCFTKDIKISDHGNWRHLHWNAIVSAYNSSPFFEYYADDFAPFYEKKYTYLFDFNEELRMAICSLLDIQPNINYTETYIHPSPDEEDCRETIHPKHAGIDINFKIIPYYQVFKNKYGFLPNLSIIDLLFNMGPEGIMVLKDSITHR, from the coding sequence ATACAAAACGTATATTTGACCACTGCTTATTTAGCTCCTATCCAATATTATTGTAAACTCTATCACGCGAAGCAAATTTGGATGGAAAGGTATGATAATTACCTGAAGCAATCGTATCGTAACCGTTGTACTATTGCGGCTGCCGACGGTCCACTAAATCTTTCTGTTCCTATTGTGAAACCGGAGACGTTGAAATGTTTTACGAAAGACATTAAAATATCCGATCACGGAAACTGGCGTCATTTGCATTGGAATGCCATTGTTTCTGCTTATAACTCTAGTCCGTTTTTCGAATATTACGCCGATGATTTTGCTCCTTTCTATGAAAAAAAATACACTTACTTATTCGATTTTAACGAAGAATTACGGATGGCTATTTGTTCTTTACTAGACATCCAACCTAATATAAACTATACGGAAACTTATATCCACCCTTCTCCGGATGAAGAAGATTGCAGAGAAACCATTCATCCTAAACATGCCGGTATTGACATAAATTTCAAGATTATCCCTTATTACCAGGTATTTAAAAATAAATATGGATTCCTTCCCAATCTCAGTATCATCGATTTACTTTTCAACATGGGGCCGGAAGGAATTATGGTGTTGAAGGATAGCATTACACACAGATAA
- the lepB gene encoding signal peptidase I encodes MEEKKRSNKKILGWGKILILALVIVLLIRFFFLGSYHIISSSMENAVLNGDFVIVDKLLFHNYPKRNRVVLFTSPLRKDTATNKLFLSRCIGLPGDTLELRNNILKVNGQEVPKSPYVLAKYCIDSSVKEMMLAQFKRLNIPIREPVITDSIYTIRLTPYEEFQIRDELPEFMNVRFKPVETEEYKLVVPQKDKAYRLDSITQKACKEIILSEAGDKAVFRDGKLYLDGKETTFFFFKQNYYWLLSDNTLESIDSRHLGFVPEDALVGNAWIIWFSKDPEKDIFHGYRWNRLFKFVQ; translated from the coding sequence ATGGAAGAAAAAAAGAGATCCAATAAAAAAATACTCGGCTGGGGCAAGATACTAATTCTTGCCCTTGTTATTGTATTGCTTATACGGTTCTTCTTTTTGGGATCTTATCATATTATTTCTTCTTCCATGGAGAATGCTGTGTTAAATGGCGATTTCGTAATTGTCGATAAATTACTTTTTCATAATTATCCGAAAAGAAACAGAGTAGTGCTTTTCACCAGTCCTTTACGGAAAGATACGGCTACTAATAAATTATTTCTTAGCCGATGCATTGGTCTTCCGGGCGACACGTTGGAATTGAGAAACAATATTTTGAAGGTCAACGGGCAAGAAGTGCCGAAATCGCCTTATGTTTTGGCGAAGTACTGTATCGATTCTTCTGTTAAAGAAATGATGCTTGCCCAATTCAAAAGATTGAATATTCCGATTCGTGAACCTGTTATAACAGATAGTATCTATACTATCCGCCTTACTCCCTATGAAGAATTTCAGATCCGGGATGAATTACCGGAATTTATGAATGTACGTTTCAAACCCGTGGAGACAGAAGAGTATAAACTCGTAGTTCCCCAGAAAGATAAAGCTTATCGGCTCGATTCTATTACACAAAAAGCTTGTAAAGAAATTATCTTGTCCGAAGCTGGCGATAAAGCAGTTTTCCGGGATGGAAAATTATATCTGGACGGAAAAGAAACCACATTTTTCTTTTTTAAGCAGAATTACTATTGGTTGTTATCGGATAATACGTTGGAAAGTATAGATTCCCGCCATTTAGGTTTTGTGCCCGAAGATGCACTGGTGGGAAATGCCTGGATTATTTGGTTTAGTAAAGATCCGGAAAAAGATATTTTCCATGGTTACCGTTGGAACAGACTTTTTAAATTCGTACAATGA
- the lepB gene encoding signal peptidase I, which yields MNEKTNQTESPVDNKGFKRKITTKQWVKFSIATLLYILFCIWMQNLWLLLGLVVIIDIFLTKYIPWGAWKKAKNPQVRNVLEWVDDIVFALVAVYFINLFIFQNYQIPTPSLEKSLLVGDYLFVSKLSYGPRVPNTPLSFPLVQNTFPILNTKSYLDWPEWGYKRVKGLGKVKRNDIVVFNFPAGDTVALKAQNPDYYTLVAQVGRERLWLDKQTFGDIIYRPVDKRENYVKRCIGMPGDTLQIINNVVYIDGKELPSPEKAQFVYYVQTDGARFTDEQFRMLEISKDDREIASNNSFYTQYFPYMGFEEKAPGDYGTIYRLPLTKEALEKIKKFNFVSNVIIEPDIFGGPTYPVGYETGWTRDNFGPLWIPKKGATIPLNEHNLALYSRCIRNYENNTLEIKNGQAYINGKPEDTYTFKYDYYFMMGDNRHNSADSRSWGFVPEDHIVGKPILIWLSLDKDRGLFNGGIRWDRMFRMVHPD from the coding sequence ATGAATGAAAAGACAAATCAAACAGAAAGCCCTGTTGACAACAAAGGCTTTAAAAGAAAAATAACAACTAAACAATGGGTGAAATTTTCCATTGCTACCCTCTTATATATTTTGTTTTGTATTTGGATGCAGAATCTTTGGTTACTCTTGGGATTAGTGGTAATCATAGATATTTTTCTTACCAAATATATACCTTGGGGAGCTTGGAAAAAAGCTAAAAACCCACAAGTACGAAATGTGTTAGAGTGGGTAGATGATATTGTATTTGCTTTAGTTGCCGTATATTTTATCAATCTGTTTATTTTTCAAAATTACCAGATCCCTACACCTTCCCTGGAGAAATCTTTGCTAGTAGGAGATTATTTGTTTGTAAGTAAACTAAGTTACGGTCCGCGTGTACCGAACACTCCTCTTTCTTTTCCTTTGGTACAGAATACATTTCCCATTCTTAATACAAAATCGTATCTGGATTGGCCGGAATGGGGCTATAAACGAGTAAAAGGTTTAGGTAAGGTAAAACGAAATGATATTGTAGTGTTCAATTTCCCGGCTGGGGATACGGTAGCTTTAAAGGCACAAAATCCGGATTATTACACATTAGTCGCCCAAGTAGGACGTGAACGTTTATGGCTAGACAAACAAACCTTCGGCGATATTATTTACCGGCCGGTAGATAAACGGGAAAATTACGTAAAACGATGTATCGGCATGCCGGGTGACACTTTACAAATTATTAATAATGTAGTATACATTGACGGAAAAGAACTTCCTAGTCCGGAAAAAGCACAGTTCGTATATTATGTACAAACAGATGGTGCCCGGTTTACAGACGAACAATTCCGTATGCTTGAAATAAGTAAAGACGACCGGGAAATTGCTTCTAACAATAGTTTTTATACTCAATATTTTCCCTATATGGGTTTCGAGGAAAAGGCTCCGGGTGATTATGGAACTATTTATCGTTTGCCTTTGACTAAAGAGGCTTTGGAAAAAATTAAAAAATTCAATTTTGTTAGTAATGTAATCATCGAACCCGATATTTTCGGAGGACCTACTTATCCGGTAGGATATGAAACAGGATGGACCCGGGATAATTTCGGTCCTTTGTGGATTCCTAAAAAAGGAGCTACTATTCCATTAAATGAACACAACTTAGCTCTTTATTCCCGGTGTATCCGTAATTATGAAAACAATACATTGGAAATAAAAAACGGACAAGCTTATATTAACGGGAAACCCGAAGATACCTACACATTCAAATATGATTATTACTTTATGATGGGAGATAACCGGCATAATTCCGCAGATTCCCGGAGTTGGGGATTTGTACCGGAAGATCATATTGTAGGTAAACCTATTCTTATCTGGTTATCGTTGGATAAAGACCGCGGCTTATTCAATGGAGGGATTCGCTGGGATCGTATGTTCCGTATGGTACATCCGGATTGA
- the dapB gene encoding 4-hydroxy-tetrahydrodipicolinate reductase, producing the protein MKIALIGYGKMGKTIEQIALKRGHQIVSIIDINNPEDFNSDAFRGADVAIEFTTPATAFNNYMKCFEANVPVVSGTTGWLEHITEIKEKCEKEGKTFFYASNFSIGVNIFFALNKYLAKIMNRFPSYDVKMEEVHHIHKLDAPSGTAITLAEEILENMERKDRWTLESPEKPTDIAIHAIREGEVPGIHKVTYDSDVDYITIEHHAKSREGFALGAVIAAEYACGKKGFLGMEDMLKF; encoded by the coding sequence ATGAAGATTGCACTTATCGGTTATGGGAAAATGGGGAAAACCATTGAACAGATTGCTTTAAAAAGAGGACATCAGATCGTATCTATCATAGACATCAATAACCCTGAAGATTTTAATTCGGATGCTTTCCGCGGCGCAGACGTTGCTATTGAATTTACTACTCCCGCTACAGCTTTTAATAATTATATGAAATGTTTTGAAGCAAACGTACCGGTAGTTTCCGGGACAACCGGATGGCTGGAACATATAACCGAAATCAAGGAAAAATGCGAAAAAGAAGGGAAAACATTCTTTTATGCTTCTAATTTTAGTATCGGCGTAAATATTTTCTTTGCTTTAAATAAATATCTGGCTAAGATAATGAATCGATTCCCTTCGTACGATGTCAAAATGGAAGAAGTTCATCATATCCATAAGCTGGATGCACCGAGTGGTACGGCGATTACTTTGGCCGAAGAAATCTTGGAAAATATGGAACGGAAAGACCGTTGGACGTTGGAAAGCCCAGAAAAACCGACCGATATAGCTATTCATGCTATTCGGGAAGGTGAAGTTCCCGGTATCCATAAAGTTACTTATGATTCGGATGTAGATTATATTACTATCGAGCATCATGCTAAAAGCAGGGAAGGCTTTGCTTTAGGAGCAGTAATCGCAGCTGAATATGCCTGTGGAAAAAAAGGATTCCTAGGAATGGAAGATATGTTAAAGTTTTAA
- a CDS encoding DUF2851 family protein, which yields MERLLQYVWKYKLYTQPYFITGSGQMVSIIDPGIANPHAGPDFFNAKIKIDQTVWIGNVELHLRASDWKRHGHHTDRVYDSVILHVVNDPDVVVHRMSGEIIPQITLSIPTSILENYTFLLTQDRGLPCQERIQEIERLYLVSWMEALVSERMERKTKDILTLLEQYKGDWNEIFYITLTRNFGFGTNSDAFERLAKSLPLRYIQKHKDNPLQIEALLFGQAGMLEEMNEDSYYLSLQKEYRFLQHKFNLHSLDSSQCKSLRIRPANFPHIKLAQLAALWLQEEFLFSAVLNQKGTEELRNLFRVTPSLYWETHYHFRYASIKKQKIMGDNALNILLINTVAPILFAYGIHCNLPEYTERALVLLESLPPENNSIITLFRRAGLSAEQAADTQALIQLKREYCEKNKCLYCRIGFKLLQKK from the coding sequence ATGGAACGTTTATTACAATATGTTTGGAAATATAAATTATACACTCAACCTTATTTTATTACAGGAAGTGGGCAAATGGTTTCAATTATTGATCCGGGTATTGCTAATCCTCATGCCGGACCGGATTTTTTCAATGCCAAAATAAAAATAGATCAAACGGTATGGATCGGAAATGTGGAGTTACATCTTCGTGCTTCCGACTGGAAACGCCATGGACATCATACCGACCGGGTATATGATTCTGTTATTCTTCATGTAGTAAATGATCCTGATGTGGTTGTTCATAGAATGAGTGGAGAAATCATTCCGCAAATTACCCTTTCTATTCCGACTAGTATTTTAGAAAATTATACGTTTCTCCTTACCCAAGATCGTGGTTTACCTTGTCAAGAAAGGATTCAAGAAATAGAGAGGCTTTATCTTGTTTCTTGGATGGAGGCTTTGGTAAGCGAACGGATGGAAAGAAAAACCAAGGATATTCTTACTTTATTGGAACAATATAAAGGTGACTGGAATGAAATATTCTATATTACTCTTACCCGGAATTTCGGATTCGGAACAAATAGTGATGCTTTTGAAAGATTGGCTAAAAGTTTGCCTTTACGTTATATACAAAAACATAAAGATAATCCTTTACAGATAGAGGCACTTTTATTTGGTCAAGCAGGCATGTTGGAGGAAATGAATGAGGATTCTTATTATCTTTCTTTGCAAAAGGAATATCGTTTTTTGCAACATAAATTTAATTTACATTCGTTAGATAGTTCCCAATGTAAAAGTTTACGCATCCGCCCGGCTAATTTCCCTCATATTAAATTAGCTCAACTGGCAGCCTTATGGCTACAAGAAGAGTTTCTTTTTTCCGCCGTTCTTAATCAGAAAGGAACAGAAGAATTAAGAAATTTATTTCGCGTCACACCTTCTTTGTATTGGGAAACTCATTATCATTTTCGATATGCTTCCATAAAGAAACAGAAAATAATGGGAGATAATGCCTTGAATATTTTACTTATCAATACAGTAGCCCCGATCTTATTTGCTTATGGAATTCATTGTAATTTGCCGGAATACACTGAACGGGCTTTAGTTTTACTGGAAAGCCTTCCCCCGGAAAATAACAGCATTATTACTCTTTTCCGCAGAGCCGGCCTGTCAGCAGAACAAGCAGCCGATACGCAAGCGTTAATACAGTTGAAAAGGGAGTATTGCGAAAAAAATAAATGTTTATATTGCAGAATAGGTTTTAAACTATTGCAGAAGAAATAA
- a CDS encoding Ig-like domain-containing domain yields the protein MRNSYIRNCMLAIATLFMLCMMYACANMASPNGGPYDEAPPKYVRSTPSPNQTNFRGKKIEIEFDELVQLDKPMENVIITPPQVQLPVVKAAGNKIIVELKDTLKPNTTYTIDFTNAISDNNEKNVFENYSFAFSTGDKIDSLEVAGTLLNAENLEPMPGITIGLHSNLEDSAFVKLPFDRISRTNEKGEFVIRNVATGTYRVYALNDVNRDYKFSQPGEDIAYLDSLVVPSFYADVRQDTLWKDTLTIDTIKTVHYTHFTPDDVVLRLFKEKFERQYILKPERTVENRFTLRFNAPLDTIPIPVPLNFIPEQEEWFVTQPIEENKAVNFWLTDSTVWQRDTLQIALTYPKSDSLNILQPQTDTLKLVLRNRPKEKKKKKKDEPEPIVFLNMNIDAPSKMDIFDTVSITFDEPVLDLKKEMFKLEMKEDTLWKEVDFEFFQDSLNSLNYFINRRWDYDQSFRLQVDSAAILSVYDKWNNKYSGEFSIKTKDEYGNLFFKIEGVNSPAFVELLDKSDNPVRKSMVKNGGALFMDLKPDKYYARIILDKNGNDKWDTGKYADKLQPEDVFYYPGVVEVMQNWNVTQNWDVKGTPINRQKPLEITKNKPKEKAKKHRDYKNEGRSSGSSTGGMRLPGGF from the coding sequence ATGAGAAATAGTTATATCAGAAATTGTATGTTGGCAATCGCAACTTTATTTATGTTGTGTATGATGTATGCTTGTGCCAACATGGCTTCACCTAACGGAGGGCCGTATGATGAAGCTCCTCCTAAATATGTGCGGAGTACTCCTTCTCCTAACCAGACTAATTTTCGCGGTAAAAAAATAGAGATAGAATTTGATGAATTGGTTCAGTTGGATAAACCGATGGAGAATGTAATCATTACACCTCCTCAAGTGCAATTGCCGGTAGTGAAAGCAGCAGGGAATAAAATCATTGTAGAATTGAAAGATACATTGAAACCTAATACTACTTATACGATCGATTTTACCAATGCTATTTCGGATAATAATGAAAAGAATGTATTTGAAAATTATTCTTTTGCATTTTCTACAGGGGATAAAATAGATTCTTTAGAAGTTGCCGGGACTTTGTTAAATGCAGAGAATTTGGAACCTATGCCTGGTATTACAATCGGTTTGCATTCTAATTTGGAAGATTCTGCTTTTGTAAAATTGCCTTTCGACCGTATTTCCCGAACAAATGAAAAAGGTGAATTTGTAATTCGGAATGTTGCCACGGGAACTTACCGGGTATATGCATTGAATGATGTAAACCGGGATTATAAATTTAGCCAGCCCGGTGAAGATATTGCTTACTTGGATTCATTGGTAGTTCCGTCGTTTTATGCAGATGTGCGGCAAGATACGCTTTGGAAAGATACACTTACCATCGATACGATTAAGACGGTACATTATACGCATTTTACACCGGATGATGTAGTATTGCGTTTATTTAAAGAAAAGTTCGAACGCCAATATATCCTTAAGCCGGAACGAACGGTAGAGAATCGTTTTACTTTACGGTTTAATGCACCTTTGGATACGATTCCTATTCCCGTACCTCTTAATTTTATTCCGGAGCAAGAAGAATGGTTTGTAACCCAGCCGATAGAAGAAAATAAAGCAGTAAATTTTTGGCTCACTGATTCTACGGTATGGCAAAGAGATACCTTACAGATCGCATTGACTTATCCTAAAAGCGATTCGTTAAACATATTGCAACCGCAGACAGATACGTTAAAGCTAGTATTACGAAATCGTCCGAAAGAAAAAAAGAAAAAGAAGAAAGATGAACCGGAACCGATTGTTTTCTTGAATATGAATATCGACGCTCCTAGTAAAATGGATATTTTCGATACCGTTTCCATTACTTTTGACGAGCCGGTGCTTGATTTGAAAAAAGAGATGTTCAAACTGGAAATGAAGGAAGATACTTTATGGAAAGAGGTAGACTTCGAATTTTTCCAAGATTCTTTAAATTCTTTGAACTATTTTATTAATCGCCGTTGGGATTATGACCAGAGTTTTCGTTTACAAGTAGATTCTGCTGCTATATTGAGTGTATATGATAAATGGAATAATAAATATTCCGGTGAATTTTCTATCAAAACAAAAGATGAATATGGAAATTTATTTTTTAAAATAGAAGGTGTAAATTCTCCGGCTTTTGTGGAGTTATTGGATAAAAGTGATAATCCGGTACGTAAAAGTATGGTGAAGAACGGCGGCGCTTTATTTATGGATTTGAAACCTGATAAATATTACGCACGTATTATTCTGGATAAGAACGGCAATGACAAATGGGATACTGGTAAATATGCAGATAAACTTCAGCCGGAAGACGTATTTTATTATCCGGGTGTGGTAGAAGTAATGCAAAATTGGAACGTAACTCAGAATTGGGATGTAAAGGGTACGCCGATTAACAGGCAAAAACCGCTTGAGATAACAAAAAATAAACCGAAAGAAAAAGCTAAAAAGCATAGAGATTATAAAAATGAAGGAAGATCGTCTGGTTCTTCGACTGGCGGCATGCGTCTGCCGGGCGGATTTTAA
- a CDS encoding DUF3108 domain-containing protein, with protein sequence MKEDRLVLRLAACVCRADFKRSLSIILFFILVGKVTLYGQCELDNSTFSPGEKIYFDVYFKWGILMPKAGTAVMSIDDVSFQGKEAIRQKLTFRTTGLIEKAFSMRDTVNTYYTPKLLPLFYEKHALEDGYYVVDEMKFIYKDNKTYIPTKRYDRHRTKIDTTHIVDGCMFDILGVTMYLRSLSIDNIMIGDEFPASFAMGRDIVQIKYRYAGQSIVERGENLKYRTLKFDMDVYDEAVTQTKNAFEIWISDDKNRIPIKIRAKLKIGAAEAYFKKVTGNRYPLTSEVIIPTRR encoded by the coding sequence ATGAAGGAAGATCGTCTGGTTCTTCGACTGGCGGCATGCGTCTGCCGGGCGGATTTTAAACGAAGTCTAAGTATTATTTTGTTTTTTATCCTGGTAGGGAAAGTAACGCTATACGGACAATGTGAATTGGATAATTCTACTTTTAGTCCGGGGGAAAAGATATATTTTGATGTTTATTTTAAATGGGGTATACTAATGCCGAAAGCCGGTACAGCTGTTATGTCTATCGATGATGTTTCTTTTCAAGGAAAAGAAGCTATCCGTCAAAAGCTTACTTTTCGTACTACCGGATTAATAGAGAAAGCTTTTTCTATGCGGGATACTGTAAATACTTATTATACTCCGAAACTTTTGCCTTTATTTTACGAGAAGCATGCTCTTGAAGACGGATATTATGTGGTAGATGAAATGAAATTTATTTATAAAGATAATAAAACTTATATTCCTACGAAACGTTATGACCGTCACCGCACAAAAATAGATACCACCCATATAGTAGACGGATGTATGTTCGACATTTTAGGGGTAACTATGTATTTGCGTTCTTTAAGCATAGACAATATAATGATTGGAGATGAGTTTCCGGCCTCGTTTGCCATGGGTCGCGATATTGTTCAGATAAAATATCGGTATGCCGGGCAAAGTATTGTGGAACGTGGTGAAAACTTGAAATATAGAACCCTGAAGTTTGATATGGATGTATACGACGAAGCTGTTACTCAAACTAAAAATGCTTTTGAAATTTGGATTAGTGATGATAAAAACCGCATCCCTATCAAAATAAGGGCGAAATTAAAAATTGGGGCTGCTGAGGCTTATTTTAAAAAGGTAACGGGTAACCGCTATCCACTTACAAGTGAAGTAATTATTCCTACCAGAAGATAA